A single Anopheles maculipalpis chromosome 3RL, idAnoMacuDA_375_x, whole genome shotgun sequence DNA region contains:
- the LOC126562195 gene encoding hydroxymethylglutaryl-CoA synthase 1 codes for MSTAGCQKCWPESVGILGMEIVFPSQYVDQTELEVFDGVSAGKYTIGLGQQRMGFCSDREDINSLCLTAVRNLLDRHGTPLAQIGRLEVGTETIVDKSKSVKSVLMQLFEPEGVTDLEGIDTTNACYGGTAALLNAINWVESSSWDGRLALVVCGDIAVYAQSSARPTGGAGAVAMLVGPNAPLRFERGLRATYMKHAYDFYKPDLSSEYPVVDGKLSIQCYLSALDTCYQLYRKKFAERHPDIVTPVTLDTFDALIFHSPYCKLVQKSLARVGLNDFMLASADQRAKLFPGMEQFEKLRLEDTYFDRDVEKAFMALYAPSFEAKTKRSLHLASQVGNMYTPSVYSCLVSLLIGSDVDELLGKRVGVFSYGSGLASSMYSIALTTDRERLAEFKRHLNYVQPLLDRRTKVDPAEFTKLMEVREKNNHAAPYEPSGSVDVLFPGTYYLKAVDSMHRRTYERVPPEQPST; via the coding sequence ATGAGCACCGCCGGATGCCAGAAGTGTTGGCCGGAGAGTGTTGGCATTCTTGGGATGGAGATCGTTTTCCCGTCCCAGTACGTCGACCAAACTGAACTGGAAGTGTTCGATGGGGTGTCGGCCGGCAAGTACACGATCGGGTTAGGCCAGCAGCGGATGGGTTTCTGCTCCGACCGGGAGGACATCAACTCGCTGTGCCTTACTGCCGTGCGAAATTTGCTCGATCGGCATGGTACGCCGCTGGCACAGATCGGACGGCTCGAGGTCGGTACCGAAACGATTGTGGACAAATCGAAGAGTGTAAAGTCGGTGCTGATGCAACTGTTCGAACCGGAAGGTGTGACCGATCTGGAGGGTATCGATACGACGAATGCGTGTTACGGTGGTACGGCCGCGTTGCTGAACGCAATCAACTGGGTAGAATCGTCCAGCTGGGATGGCCGGTTAGCattggtggtgtgtggtgaTATTGCCGTTTACGCACAGAGTTCGGCCCGACCGACGGGTGGTGCCGGCGCTGTCGCGATGCTTGTAGGACCGAACGCACCGCTACGGTTTGAGCGAGGACTGCGTGCGACCTATATGAAGCATGCGTACGATTTCTACAAACCTGACCTCAGCTCGGAGTACCCGGTGGTGGATGGGAAGCTGTCGATCCAGTGCTACCTAAGTGCCCTTGACACGTGCTACCAGCTGTACCGGAAGAAGTTTGCCGAGCGCCATCCGGACATTGTCACGCCCGTCACGCTCGACACGTTCGATGCGCTGATCTTCCACAGCCCGTACTGCAAGCTGGTGCAGAAATCGTTGGCACGTGTGGGGCTGAACGATTTCATGCTCGCGTCGGCCGACCAGCGTGCCAAGCTATTTCCCGGCATGGAGCAGTTCGAGAAGTTACGGCTGGAGGATACGTACTTCGATCGGGACGTGGAGAAAGCGTTTATGGCACTGTATGCGCCATCGTTTGAGGCCAAAACGAAACGCTCGCTACATCTGGCCAGCCAGGTTGGGAACATGTACACACCGTCCGTGTACAGCTGCCTGGTATCGCTGCTGATTGGATCGGATGTGGACGAGCTGCTCGGCAAGCGTGTTGGCGTGTTTTCGTACGGTTCCGGGTTGGCTTCGTCGATGTACTCGATCGCGCTCACCACAGATAGGGAGCGGTTGGCAGAGTTTAAGCGTCATCTAAACTACGTGCAACCGTTGCTGGATCGCCGAACGAAGGTAGATCCGGCCGAGTTTACCAAGCTGATGGAGGTACGTGAGAAGAACAACCATGCGGCACCGTACGAACCGTCCGGTTCGGTCGATGTACTTTTCCCGGGCACCTACTACCTGAAGGCGGTTGATTCGATGCATCGGCGAACGTACGAGCGTGTACCACCGGAGCAACCTTCCACGTGA